The following proteins are encoded in a genomic region of Tenacibaculum sp. 190524A05c:
- a CDS encoding Dps family protein: protein MTKTIIGLDKLKSEKLVEELNLLLANFQLYYQNLRGLHWNIKGKNFFELHAKFEELYTDSQMKIDLIAERVLTLQGEPLHTFEDYMKIGSVPIGKSISKDEEAITLVLNSLTELLKIERDILETSDDANDEGTNSMMSDFIAEQEKTVWMLNAWLAG from the coding sequence ATGACAAAGACTATAATAGGATTAGATAAATTAAAATCAGAGAAGCTTGTTGAGGAGTTAAATTTATTACTTGCTAATTTTCAGTTATACTATCAAAATTTAAGAGGATTACATTGGAATATAAAAGGAAAAAATTTCTTTGAATTACATGCAAAGTTCGAAGAGTTATATACAGATTCTCAAATGAAAATCGATTTAATAGCAGAGCGAGTTTTAACTTTACAAGGAGAGCCTTTACATACTTTTGAAGATTATATGAAAATAGGATCAGTACCAATTGGTAAAAGTATTAGTAAAGATGAAGAGGCGATTACTTTGGTTCTAAACTCACTTACAGAGTTGCTGAAAATTGAACGTGATATACTTGAAACTTCGGATGACGCAAATGACGAAGGAACAAATTCAATGATGAGTGACTTTATAGCAGAACAGGAAAAAACCGTATGGATGTTAAATGCATGGTTAGCGGGTTAG
- a CDS encoding ABC-F family ATP-binding cassette domain-containing protein — translation MLTVSNLSVQFGKRVLFDEVNTKFTQGNCYGIIGANGAGKSTFLKILSGQIDPTSGQVHLEPGKRMSVLSQDHYAFDEFPVLETVVMGNKDLYKIKKEIDALYADYTDENAEKIGELQVQFEEMNGWNADSEAAAMLSNLGIKEDLHYSLVKDLDGKQKVRVLLAQALFGSPDVLIMDEPTNDLDFETISWLENFLANYDNTVIVVSHDRHFLDAVCTHISDIDFGKINHFSGNYTFWYESSQLAAKQRAQQNKKAEDKKKELEEFIRRFSANVAKSKQATSRKKMIEKLNVEEIKPSSRRYPAIIFERDREAGDQILNVEGLAAKDAEGELLFSNIDINLNRGDKVAVISKNSKATTAFYQIIAGNEDALEGKFSWGVTTTQSYLPSDNSEFFQNGDLNLVDWLRQYAKTEEEREEVFLRGFLGKMIFSGEEALKKSNVLSGGEKVRCMLSRMMMTRANILKLDEPTNHLDLESIQSLNNSLINFKGTVLFTTHDHEFAQTVANRIIEITPNGVIDKYATFDEYLDDSKVKELREKMYA, via the coding sequence ATGTTAACAGTTTCTAATTTATCAGTTCAGTTTGGTAAGAGAGTGTTGTTTGATGAGGTAAACACTAAGTTTACACAAGGAAATTGCTACGGAATTATCGGTGCGAATGGAGCGGGAAAATCTACTTTCTTAAAAATATTATCGGGTCAAATAGATCCTACTTCTGGACAAGTTCATTTAGAACCTGGAAAAAGAATGTCTGTATTATCTCAAGATCACTATGCGTTTGATGAGTTTCCTGTTTTGGAAACTGTGGTAATGGGGAATAAAGATTTATATAAAATTAAGAAAGAAATTGACGCGTTATATGCCGACTACACAGATGAAAATGCTGAGAAAATTGGTGAGCTTCAAGTTCAATTCGAAGAGATGAACGGTTGGAATGCTGATTCTGAAGCTGCAGCAATGTTATCTAACTTAGGAATTAAAGAAGATTTACATTATTCTTTAGTTAAAGATTTAGATGGTAAGCAAAAAGTACGTGTATTATTAGCGCAAGCATTATTCGGAAGTCCAGATGTGTTGATCATGGATGAACCTACCAATGATTTGGATTTTGAAACTATTTCATGGTTAGAAAACTTCTTAGCTAATTATGATAATACGGTAATAGTTGTTTCTCACGACCGTCACTTTTTAGATGCAGTTTGTACGCATATTTCAGATATTGACTTTGGAAAAATCAATCATTTCTCTGGAAACTACACGTTCTGGTATGAATCAAGTCAATTAGCAGCAAAACAAAGAGCACAACAAAATAAGAAAGCAGAAGACAAGAAGAAAGAATTAGAAGAGTTTATTCGTCGTTTCTCAGCGAATGTTGCAAAGTCTAAACAAGCGACTTCACGTAAAAAAATGATTGAGAAGCTAAATGTTGAAGAAATTAAACCTTCTAGTCGTAGATATCCTGCAATTATTTTTGAAAGAGATAGAGAAGCTGGAGATCAAATTTTAAATGTTGAAGGATTAGCTGCAAAAGATGCAGAAGGAGAATTGTTATTTTCTAATATTGATATCAACTTAAATAGAGGAGATAAAGTTGCTGTAATTTCTAAAAACTCTAAAGCTACAACTGCTTTTTATCAAATTATAGCTGGAAATGAAGATGCATTAGAAGGAAAATTCAGTTGGGGTGTTACTACAACTCAATCATATTTACCATCTGATAATTCTGAATTTTTCCAAAATGGAGATTTAAACTTGGTCGATTGGTTACGTCAATATGCTAAAACTGAAGAAGAAAGAGAAGAGGTTTTCTTACGCGGTTTCTTAGGTAAAATGATTTTCTCTGGTGAAGAAGCATTGAAGAAAAGTAATGTGTTATCTGGAGGAGAAAAAGTTCGTTGTATGTTATCTAGAATGATGATGACAAGAGCTAACATCTTGAAATTAGATGAGCCTACAAACCACTTAGATTTAGAATCTATTCAATCATTAAACAACTCTTTAATTAACTTTAAAGGAACTGTTTTATTCACAACTCACGATCACGAGTTTGCTCAAACTGTTGCGAATAGAATTATTGAGATTACACCAAATGGAGTAATTGATAAGTATGCTACTTTTGATGAGTATTTAGATGATTCTAAAGTAAAGGAGTTAAGAGAGAAAATGTACGCATAA
- a CDS encoding alkaline phosphatase PhoX, whose translation MKNLKLTLTALLAISIGFTTLTSCEDGKDGIDGVDGQDGAVGATGATGATGADGTDASVYLASSKTPNFLKVTSEFVGLKITPILSSEDVIPNTPDFVYGSMADGAGLLAEADGTFTLINNIEADYSIARIKLNKNLRPYYGEYILNASATAETAQCSGSMISMQEHGFGPMYLSGGEWGGSSKGVFATDPYKSAAEAGTGKLLSAFGQWSTENAVVIGKDAYPTKTVAFIGDDHSDNDVPSGQLGMYVGNRGDLEGGKLYGLKVTTAGIDYEVDMVEGTEYDAEFVELTEREISALDAEAKSKGVMGFSRLEDIDWRRGVAGNQREVYFAVTGRSKAGLIGKGTTLGRIYKVVLNDADPTGAAKITCVLDGDKVGGKADGFHSPDNILVTENYAYIQEDPNGYASLNAAITGYAKLYQYNLNTGEIKTVLECDQDRANDMGYGPNTRNWEITGMIDVTEVVNNGKNTFIVITQNHGWEPADGTSFTDPLANPDLGNRKEGSVLHIITGLAR comes from the coding sequence ATGAAAAATCTAAAACTAACTTTAACTGCTTTATTAGCAATTTCTATCGGTTTTACAACTTTAACATCTTGTGAAGATGGAAAAGACGGAATTGATGGAGTAGACGGACAAGATGGTGCTGTAGGAGCGACTGGTGCAACAGGGGCTACAGGTGCTGATGGAACAGATGCATCAGTATATTTAGCATCTTCTAAAACACCGAACTTTTTAAAAGTAACTAGTGAATTTGTTGGGTTAAAAATTACTCCAATTTTATCTTCTGAAGATGTTATTCCAAATACACCAGATTTCGTTTACGGTTCAATGGCAGACGGTGCTGGTTTATTAGCTGAAGCTGATGGAACATTTACTTTAATTAACAATATCGAAGCTGATTATTCAATTGCTAGAATTAAATTAAACAAAAACTTAAGACCATATTACGGAGAGTATATTTTAAACGCTTCGGCTACTGCTGAAACAGCTCAATGTTCAGGATCTATGATTTCTATGCAAGAGCATGGATTTGGACCAATGTACTTATCTGGAGGTGAGTGGGGAGGATCTTCTAAAGGTGTTTTTGCCACTGATCCATATAAATCAGCTGCTGAAGCTGGTACTGGAAAATTATTATCTGCATTCGGCCAATGGTCTACTGAGAATGCAGTTGTAATTGGTAAAGATGCTTACCCAACTAAAACAGTTGCTTTTATTGGTGATGATCATTCTGATAATGATGTACCTTCAGGACAATTAGGAATGTATGTTGGAAACAGAGGAGATTTAGAAGGTGGAAAATTATACGGATTAAAAGTTACTACTGCTGGAATCGATTACGAAGTTGATATGGTAGAAGGAACTGAGTATGATGCTGAGTTTGTAGAATTAACAGAAAGAGAAATTAGTGCTTTAGATGCAGAGGCTAAATCTAAAGGGGTTATGGGATTCTCTCGTTTAGAGGATATCGACTGGAGAAGAGGAGTTGCTGGAAATCAAAGAGAGGTTTACTTCGCTGTAACTGGACGTAGTAAAGCTGGTTTAATTGGAAAAGGAACTACTTTAGGTCGTATTTATAAAGTTGTTTTAAATGATGCTGATCCAACTGGAGCTGCAAAAATTACATGTGTATTAGATGGTGATAAAGTTGGAGGAAAAGCTGACGGATTCCATTCTCCTGATAACATTTTAGTTACTGAAAACTACGCATATATTCAAGAAGATCCTAACGGATATGCTTCTTTAAATGCTGCAATTACTGGATATGCTAAATTATATCAATACAATTTAAATACTGGTGAAATTAAAACAGTATTAGAGTGTGATCAAGATAGAGCTAATGATATGGGTTACGGACCAAACACAAGAAACTGGGAAATTACAGGTATGATTGATGTTACTGAAGTTGTAAACAATGGAAAGAACACTTTTATCGTAATTACTCAAAATCATGGATGGGAACCAGCAGATGGAACTTCATTTACAGATCCATTAGCAAATCCTGATTTAGGAAACAGAAAAGAAGGTTCAGTATTACATATTATCACTGGATTAGCTAGATAA
- a CDS encoding LysR family transcriptional regulator codes for MTITQLKYTLAVAEHKNFTVAAEHCFVTQPTLSMQIQKLEEELDAKIFNRSKKPIELTPVGEKIVEQAKVIVDESNRIIDIVHQQKGYIGGEFKLGIIPTIMPTLLPMFLKHFTKTYPKVQLIIEELTTEEIIRKLSDGYIDAAIAATPLGNEAIKERVLYYEPFVGLIPTEHRLYENEKLTVEDLELEDILLLEDGHCFKNSVINLCKINKKDDQKRFHLESGSFDTLIKLSKDGLGMTLLPYLNTLDLNEEDRTHLREFTTPPPAREVSLIYHKSQLKMQLIEALKSSIDGIIRGAIAFSDVDIISPIRKE; via the coding sequence ATGACAATCACTCAATTAAAATATACACTTGCAGTTGCAGAACATAAAAACTTTACGGTTGCCGCAGAGCATTGTTTTGTAACTCAACCCACTCTTAGTATGCAAATTCAGAAACTAGAAGAAGAATTGGATGCTAAAATTTTTAATCGATCAAAAAAACCTATTGAACTAACTCCTGTTGGAGAAAAAATTGTAGAACAGGCAAAAGTTATTGTTGATGAAAGTAATAGAATTATTGATATTGTTCATCAACAAAAAGGATATATAGGAGGAGAATTTAAACTAGGTATTATTCCTACCATAATGCCAACATTATTACCGATGTTTTTAAAACACTTCACTAAAACATATCCTAAGGTTCAATTGATCATTGAAGAGTTAACTACTGAAGAAATCATAAGAAAACTTTCGGACGGATATATTGATGCTGCAATTGCTGCAACACCATTAGGTAATGAAGCCATTAAAGAACGTGTTTTATATTACGAACCATTTGTAGGATTAATTCCAACAGAGCACAGATTATACGAAAATGAAAAGCTAACTGTAGAAGATTTAGAATTAGAAGATATTCTATTGTTAGAAGACGGACATTGTTTTAAAAATAGTGTTATTAACCTTTGTAAGATTAATAAAAAGGACGATCAGAAAAGGTTTCACCTAGAAAGCGGAAGTTTTGATACGTTAATTAAACTATCAAAAGACGGTTTAGGAATGACGTTACTACCGTACTTAAACACTTTAGACTTAAACGAAGAGGATAGGACTCACTTAAGAGAATTCACAACTCCTCCTCCAGCAAGAGAAGTAAGTTTAATATATCATAAATCTCAATTAAAAATGCAGTTAATTGAAGCTCTAAAATCCAGCATCGATGGAATTATTCGAGGCGCAATAGCATTTAGTGATGTAGATATTATTAGTCCAATTAGAAAAGAATAA
- a CDS encoding cytochrome-c peroxidase, translated as MKDILRRAKAYLCVCLLLLSIGCGKEEKKYESVDNFSAEISALYNDYLAKAISNLDKIDLEETSPSDRKKYYVKARKYFKLVEPILSYSDKNNYKSLNAPNIIQVKGEDTQDTRILNPIGFQVIEENLYEEQIDTVTLTRVVNVTRDRLKLIKENNNLKLKDYHIIWMLRDQIVRIATAGITGFDSPVLSQSLLESKYTYNTIVDIIKMNESRFQSKELMKDFIGAIQAAQKDLDYDFDTFDRFGFIKNHTDKQLKLLVEIQKDWKVTFPFEMALSNTMTTLFSKEALNIDYFSDQLSDTTNLAKKVAFGEMLFNDKSLSKDYNMACATCHIKDLAFTDGRKTFDANQARNTPTVTYAAYQQSFFMDARSGSLEGQVVGVVKNHNEFNMSMDSVVSRVLKNDSYKKQISELYNDKKVNYNIRHAIASYIRSLNTFNSKFDKNIRGEENTLTEEEKLGFNVFMGKAMCATCHFAPVFNGTVPPNYVDTELEFIGVPAFKDTVNAKFSSDLGRYELFKTPERKHFFKTPTVRNAAVTAPYMHNGVYSNLKEVMDFYNKGGGAGLGIENDYQTLPFDNLNLTEKEINALIAFTKTLTDAEY; from the coding sequence ATGAAAGACATATTACGTCGAGCTAAGGCATACCTCTGTGTATGTCTTTTGCTTTTATCAATAGGATGCGGAAAAGAGGAAAAAAAGTATGAATCTGTGGATAATTTTTCTGCAGAAATTTCTGCTTTGTACAATGATTATTTAGCTAAAGCAATTAGTAACTTAGATAAAATTGATTTAGAAGAAACATCTCCTTCTGATCGAAAAAAATACTATGTTAAGGCTAGAAAATATTTCAAGTTGGTTGAGCCTATTTTGTCTTATTCAGATAAAAACAATTATAAATCATTAAATGCCCCAAACATAATTCAAGTTAAAGGTGAGGACACTCAGGATACTAGAATTTTAAATCCAATAGGTTTTCAAGTTATCGAGGAGAATCTTTACGAGGAGCAAATTGATACAGTTACGTTAACCCGAGTCGTAAACGTAACTCGAGACAGATTAAAGCTTATTAAGGAGAATAATAATTTGAAACTTAAAGATTATCACATTATTTGGATGTTAAGAGATCAAATTGTTAGAATTGCAACTGCTGGAATTACTGGTTTTGATTCTCCAGTATTAAGTCAATCGTTGTTAGAAAGTAAATACACTTATAATACAATTGTTGATATTATAAAAATGAACGAGAGTAGATTTCAATCAAAGGAATTAATGAAAGATTTCATTGGTGCTATTCAAGCCGCTCAGAAAGATTTGGATTATGACTTTGATACGTTTGATAGGTTTGGTTTTATTAAAAATCATACAGATAAGCAATTGAAATTATTAGTTGAAATTCAAAAAGATTGGAAGGTTACTTTTCCTTTTGAAATGGCGCTTTCTAACACAATGACAACTCTTTTCTCAAAGGAGGCTTTAAATATTGATTATTTCTCTGATCAATTAAGTGATACTACCAATCTTGCTAAAAAAGTTGCATTTGGTGAAATGTTATTTAATGATAAGTCATTGTCTAAAGATTACAATATGGCTTGTGCTACTTGTCATATAAAAGATTTAGCATTTACTGATGGAAGAAAAACATTCGATGCTAATCAAGCTAGAAATACACCAACAGTTACCTATGCAGCATATCAACAATCATTTTTTATGGATGCAAGATCAGGAAGTCTTGAAGGACAGGTTGTAGGAGTTGTAAAAAATCATAATGAGTTCAATATGTCAATGGATTCAGTGGTGAGTAGAGTACTGAAAAACGATAGTTATAAAAAGCAGATTTCAGAATTATATAATGATAAAAAAGTAAACTATAATATCAGACACGCTATTGCTTCTTACATAAGAAGTTTGAATACGTTTAATTCTAAATTTGACAAAAATATAAGAGGGGAGGAGAATACTCTAACGGAAGAAGAAAAATTAGGATTTAATGTGTTTATGGGAAAAGCCATGTGCGCAACTTGTCATTTTGCTCCAGTTTTTAATGGTACAGTTCCTCCAAATTACGTAGATACAGAGTTAGAGTTTATCGGTGTTCCTGCTTTTAAAGATACTGTTAATGCAAAGTTCTCTTCAGATTTAGGAAGGTATGAATTATTCAAAACTCCAGAACGCAAACATTTCTTTAAAACTCCAACAGTTAGAAATGCAGCTGTAACAGCTCCGTATATGCATAATGGAGTGTATTCAAACTTGAAAGAAGTTATGGATTTTTATAATAAAGGTGGTGGTGCTGGATTAGGAATAGAAAACGACTATCAAACATTACCGTTTGACAATTTAAACTTAACCGAAAAAGAAATAAATGCGCTAATAGCATTTACTAAAACGTTAACAGATGCCGAATATTAG
- a CDS encoding DEAD/DEAH box helicase has translation MSKFADLGLKEPINKALVDLGYETPTVIQEKAIPQILSSNEDLKAFAQTGTGKTAAFSLPIVELADDQDNTTQAIILSPTRELAVQIGKNIEDFSKYLPKLKVVTVYGGANIEQQIRQLKKGAQIVVGTPGRTVDLIRRRALKLGNVKWLVLDEADEMLNMGFKEELDKVLEATPETKQTLLFSATFPREVEAIARNYMHNPVEVTSGQKNQGSDNVTHQYYLVNEKTRYPALKRVADINPNIYAIVFCRTRRETQEIADKLIQDGYNADSLHGDLSQAQRDSVMEKFRKKNIQMLVATDVAARGLDVDNLTHVINHKLPDQIENYNHRSGRTGRAGNKGISVALVNRKERNKLNPIERILKKKFEETTIPTGKEICEKQLFHLIDKVEKSEVNTSEIDSFLPNIYDRLKDFSREELIQKFVSLEFNSFLSYYENAPDLNKMSSDRDRDRGDRRSRNGRMSSEDMTRFFINLGRKDRLNPAKLMGLINEQGINSNVEIGAIDILDTFSFFEIDKNFESQTLDAFSDNSPEFNGRRVNIEITKTERKGGGRRRGGRRRNDDNDNKPSRGFGRTRNSGKKPFPKKDNNGNNGNKNRNSRRSRRR, from the coding sequence ATGTCAAAATTCGCAGATTTAGGTTTAAAAGAACCTATTAATAAAGCGTTGGTAGATTTAGGTTATGAAACTCCAACGGTTATTCAAGAAAAAGCTATTCCACAAATTTTATCATCAAATGAAGATTTAAAAGCTTTTGCACAAACTGGAACAGGTAAAACTGCTGCTTTCAGTTTACCAATAGTGGAATTAGCAGATGATCAAGATAATACTACACAAGCAATTATACTTTCTCCAACAAGAGAATTAGCTGTTCAAATTGGAAAAAATATTGAAGATTTTTCTAAATACTTACCAAAACTTAAAGTAGTTACTGTTTATGGTGGAGCTAATATTGAACAACAAATTAGACAATTAAAAAAAGGAGCTCAAATTGTCGTTGGTACGCCTGGTAGAACAGTTGACTTAATTCGAAGAAGAGCTTTAAAACTGGGGAATGTTAAGTGGTTAGTTTTAGATGAAGCTGATGAAATGCTTAACATGGGATTCAAAGAAGAACTCGATAAAGTATTAGAAGCAACTCCGGAAACCAAGCAAACTTTACTATTCTCGGCTACTTTCCCGAGAGAAGTTGAAGCCATCGCGAGAAATTATATGCACAATCCAGTAGAAGTTACTTCTGGACAAAAAAACCAAGGTTCTGATAATGTTACTCATCAATACTATTTAGTTAATGAAAAAACACGTTATCCAGCCTTAAAAAGGGTTGCTGATATCAATCCTAATATTTATGCCATAGTTTTCTGTAGAACGCGTAGAGAAACGCAAGAAATCGCAGATAAACTAATTCAAGATGGTTATAATGCAGATTCGTTACATGGGGATTTATCTCAAGCACAACGTGATAGCGTAATGGAGAAATTTCGCAAGAAAAATATCCAAATGTTAGTTGCAACTGATGTTGCCGCGCGTGGTTTAGATGTAGATAACTTAACTCACGTTATCAATCATAAATTACCAGATCAGATTGAAAATTACAACCACAGAAGTGGACGTACAGGAAGAGCTGGAAACAAAGGTATTTCTGTTGCATTAGTAAACAGAAAAGAAAGAAATAAGCTGAACCCTATTGAGAGAATTTTAAAGAAAAAATTCGAAGAAACTACTATTCCTACAGGAAAAGAAATTTGTGAGAAACAGTTATTCCATCTAATTGATAAAGTTGAGAAGTCTGAAGTAAATACTTCTGAAATTGACAGTTTTTTACCGAATATTTATGATCGATTAAAAGATTTTTCTCGTGAGGAATTGATTCAAAAATTTGTTTCGCTTGAATTCAACTCTTTCTTGTCTTACTACGAAAACGCACCTGATTTAAATAAAATGTCAAGTGATAGAGATAGAGATCGTGGTGATAGAAGAAGTAGAAACGGAAGAATGTCTAGTGAAGACATGACTAGATTCTTTATCAATTTAGGTAGAAAAGATCGTCTAAATCCTGCAAAATTAATGGGATTGATTAATGAACAAGGAATTAACAGTAATGTTGAAATTGGTGCTATCGATATATTAGATACATTCTCATTCTTTGAAATTGATAAAAACTTTGAATCTCAGACATTAGATGCGTTCTCAGATAATTCTCCTGAATTTAACGGCAGAAGAGTTAATATTGAGATTACAAAGACCGAAAGAAAAGGTGGCGGAAGAAGAAGAGGTGGAAGAAGAAGGAATGATGATAACGACAACAAACCTTCAAGAGGTTTTGGAAGAACTAGAAATAGTGGTAAAAAACCATTTCCAAAGAAGGATAATAATGGTAATAACGGCAACAAAAACAGAAATTCTAGGAGGTCAAGAAGAAGATAA
- a CDS encoding sodium:solute symporter: MQILDWIVLSLTLLFIVLYGTWKTRGSENVEQYIKGGNDTKWWTIGLSVMATQASAITFLSTPGQAFHSGMGFVQFYFGLPLAMVIICLVFIPIYHKLNVYTAYEYLESRFDLKTRTLAAILFLIQRGLAAGITIFAPAIILSAVLGWDLVILNIIIGMLVIVYTVSGGTKAVSVTQKQQMAIIFSGMFIAFYLILQYLPDGITFGKALEIAGASNKMKVLDFSWDLNNRYTVWTGFLGGTFLMLSYFGTDQSQVQRYLSGKSVRESQLGLIFNGLLKVPMQFFILLVGVMVFVFYQFNASPLNFNPKAQEAVINSQYASEYKVLEERHSEIEAEKKTLILSGITEENKPKLQALNEEDLKLKKEAKTIIEKSDAKVETNDKDYVFIHFILNNLPKGLIGLLLAVILSAAMSSTASELNALASTTAIDLYKRNVKEEKSDQHYVKMSKWFTLGWGILAILIACVANLFDNLIQLVNIIGSIFYGNVLGMFLIAFFLRFVKSNGVFIGAIITQVIIICIYYFGIFLPEQNGEQAMISYLWLNALGCGLVMLLSVIIQFFVPKSSE; this comes from the coding sequence ATGCAAATTTTAGACTGGATTGTACTTTCACTTACCTTATTATTTATTGTATTATACGGAACTTGGAAAACAAGAGGAAGTGAAAATGTAGAACAATATATCAAAGGAGGAAATGATACAAAGTGGTGGACTATCGGATTGTCTGTAATGGCAACTCAGGCTAGTGCCATCACTTTTTTATCTACTCCTGGGCAGGCTTTCCATAGTGGAATGGGATTTGTCCAATTTTACTTCGGGTTACCTCTTGCGATGGTAATCATCTGTTTAGTATTTATTCCTATTTATCATAAATTAAATGTTTATACTGCTTATGAATATTTAGAAAGTAGGTTTGATCTTAAAACAAGAACTTTAGCGGCAATTTTATTTTTAATTCAAAGAGGATTAGCTGCCGGTATTACCATTTTTGCTCCTGCGATAATCTTATCAGCTGTATTAGGTTGGGATTTAGTTATTCTGAATATTATTATCGGTATGTTAGTGATTGTTTATACTGTGAGTGGAGGAACAAAAGCAGTTAGTGTAACTCAAAAACAACAAATGGCAATTATATTCTCAGGAATGTTTATTGCATTTTATTTGATTTTACAGTATTTACCAGACGGAATTACTTTTGGAAAAGCACTTGAAATTGCTGGAGCTAGTAATAAAATGAAAGTCCTTGATTTTTCATGGGATTTGAATAATCGATATACCGTTTGGACAGGTTTTCTTGGAGGAACGTTTTTAATGCTTTCATATTTTGGAACAGATCAAAGTCAAGTCCAACGATATTTATCTGGAAAATCAGTTCGTGAAAGTCAGTTAGGATTAATTTTTAATGGATTATTAAAAGTTCCTATGCAATTCTTCATTTTATTAGTTGGTGTAATGGTTTTTGTATTCTATCAATTTAATGCGTCACCATTAAACTTTAATCCGAAAGCACAAGAAGCTGTAATTAATTCTCAGTATGCCTCAGAATATAAAGTTTTAGAAGAAAGACATAGCGAGATTGAAGCGGAAAAGAAAACACTTATTTTAAGTGGAATTACTGAGGAAAATAAACCGAAGTTACAAGCTTTAAATGAGGAAGATTTAAAACTGAAAAAAGAAGCTAAAACAATCATAGAAAAATCAGATGCTAAGGTAGAAACTAATGACAAGGATTATGTGTTCATTCATTTTATATTAAATAATCTACCAAAAGGGTTGATAGGATTATTATTAGCTGTAATTCTATCTGCGGCTATGTCATCTACAGCTTCAGAGTTAAACGCATTAGCTTCTACAACTGCAATAGATTTATACAAGAGAAATGTAAAGGAGGAGAAGAGTGATCAGCATTATGTGAAAATGTCAAAATGGTTCACTTTAGGTTGGGGGATTCTTGCAATATTAATTGCTTGTGTAGCCAATTTATTTGATAATTTGATTCAGTTAGTAAATATAATTGGATCCATTTTTTATGGAAATGTGCTAGGTATGTTTCTAATAGCATTCTTTCTAAGGTTCGTAAAATCAAATGGCGTGTTTATTGGCGCAATTATTACACAAGTGATAATAATATGTATTTATTATTTCGGTATATTCTTACCTGAACAAAATGGAGAGCAGGCTATGATAAGTTATTTATGGTTAAATGCACTTGGCTGTGGATTAGTTATGTTGTTGTCTGTGATAATTCAATTTTTTGTTCCTAAATCTTCGGAATAA